Proteins encoded in a region of the Mycolicibacterium chitae genome:
- a CDS encoding metal ABC transporter solute-binding protein, Zn/Mn family, giving the protein MVNPSKLGAAAALALLTPWALAACGSEDTAATPAPSGACPAAPVEVVVSVDQWGDIVSQLGGDCAQVRTVIAGSSVDPHDYEPAPSDAVAFEDAQLVVINGGHYDEWAAKLAATSAPDAPLISAVDLAGGHDHGDHDHDHEGHDHGDDHEGHDHDHEGHDHGGTNPHAWYRPATVHALADAVTAELGNLAPDAREYFEARRAEFADRTAEYDSLIERLRTEVTGKTYAATESVFDDMAAAVGLQDRTPPGYQVSASNETDPSPGDLAAFLTLLEDRGVDVLIVNTQTEGSMPAQLRGAAEAAGVPLVEVTETVAPGADSFQAWQVDQLRTLAEALGVSA; this is encoded by the coding sequence ATGGTGAACCCCTCGAAGCTGGGCGCGGCAGCGGCGCTGGCGCTGCTGACCCCGTGGGCCCTGGCGGCCTGCGGCTCCGAGGACACCGCCGCGACCCCGGCCCCATCGGGTGCGTGCCCGGCGGCCCCCGTCGAGGTGGTGGTGAGCGTCGACCAGTGGGGCGACATCGTCTCGCAGCTCGGCGGTGACTGCGCGCAGGTCCGCACCGTGATCGCGGGCTCCTCGGTGGACCCGCACGACTACGAACCCGCGCCGTCGGACGCGGTCGCGTTCGAGGACGCCCAGCTGGTCGTCATCAACGGCGGCCACTACGACGAGTGGGCGGCCAAGCTGGCCGCCACCTCCGCGCCCGACGCCCCGCTGATCAGCGCGGTGGACCTGGCCGGCGGGCACGACCACGGCGATCACGACCACGATCATGAGGGCCACGACCACGGCGACGATCACGAGGGCCACGATCATGATCACGAGGGCCACGATCACGGCGGCACCAATCCGCACGCGTGGTACCGGCCCGCGACGGTGCACGCGCTGGCCGACGCCGTCACCGCCGAACTCGGCAACCTCGCCCCCGACGCCCGGGAGTACTTCGAGGCGCGCCGGGCCGAATTCGCCGATCGCACGGCCGAATACGACTCCCTGATCGAGCGGCTCCGCACCGAGGTCACCGGCAAGACCTACGCCGCCACCGAGAGCGTGTTCGACGACATGGCCGCCGCCGTCGGCCTACAAGACCGGACCCCGCCCGGATATCAGGTGTCCGCGAGCAACGAGACCGACCCGTCGCCGGGTGATCTCGCGGCGTTCCTGACGCTGCTCGAGGACCGCGGCGTCGACGTGCTGATCGTCAACACCCAGACCGAAGGGTCGATGCCCGCGCAGTTGCGCGGCGCCGCCGAAGCCGCCGGCGTCCCGCTGGTCGAAGTCACCGAAACGGTGGCGCCGGGCGCCGATTCGTTCCAGGCTTGGCAGGTGGATCAGCTGAGGACCCTGGCCGAGGCGCTCGGTGTCAGCGCCTGA
- a CDS encoding metal ABC transporter ATP-binding protein, protein MSAPDAEAPQGPWALSFDDVSVVRGGRLIWSEGTFDVPVGSITAIIGPSGSGKTTLLQAALGLLPVASGSIEVLGKPAGQATRSIGYVPQRYARAAGNAIRACDAVLLGLTGHRWGFGRASAAERDRVDEVLAALDAESFAQRRLCQLSGGQRQRIAIAEALVTAPPLLILDEPLTSLDVRNQRDIVGLLARIREQFGVTILVVAHDLNPLLGILDSAIYLLDGHAHFNTMDEVVDEHLLSHLYGTSIQVVHTPQGELYMRSI, encoded by the coding sequence GTGTCAGCGCCTGACGCCGAGGCGCCGCAGGGCCCGTGGGCGCTGTCGTTCGACGACGTCAGCGTGGTCCGCGGGGGTCGACTGATCTGGTCGGAGGGCACCTTCGACGTCCCGGTCGGCAGCATCACCGCCATCATCGGCCCCAGCGGATCCGGCAAGACCACGCTGCTGCAGGCCGCGCTCGGCCTGCTGCCGGTGGCGTCGGGATCCATCGAGGTGCTCGGCAAGCCGGCCGGGCAGGCGACCCGCTCCATCGGGTACGTCCCGCAGCGCTATGCCCGCGCGGCCGGCAACGCGATCCGGGCCTGCGATGCGGTGCTGCTCGGCCTGACCGGCCACCGCTGGGGATTCGGTCGCGCCAGCGCCGCCGAACGCGACCGAGTGGACGAGGTGCTCGCGGCGCTGGACGCCGAATCCTTCGCCCAGCGCCGGCTGTGCCAGCTCTCCGGCGGTCAGCGCCAGCGCATCGCGATCGCCGAAGCGCTGGTCACCGCACCGCCGCTGCTGATCCTCGACGAGCCGCTGACCTCACTGGACGTCCGTAACCAGCGTGACATCGTCGGATTGCTGGCCCGGATCCGCGAGCAGTTCGGCGTCACCATCCTGGTGGTGGCCCACGATCTCAATCCGCTGCTGGGCATCCTCGACAGCGCCATCTACCTGCTCGACGGGCACGCGCACTTCAACACCATGGACGAGGTGGTCGACGAGCATCTCCTGAGCCACCTCTACGGCACCTCCATCCAGGTGGTCCACACGCCCCAGGGCGAGCTGTACATGCGGAGCATCTGA